The Ziziphus jujuba cultivar Dongzao chromosome 7, ASM3175591v1 genome includes a region encoding these proteins:
- the LOC107423682 gene encoding uncharacterized protein LOC107423682 produces the protein MANLYVKAVPPADLNRNTEWFMYPGVWTTYILILFFSWLLVLSVLGCSPGMAWTIVNLSHFVVTYHFFHWKKGTPFADDQGIYNGLTWWEQIDSGKQLTRNRKFLTVVPVVLYLIASHTTDYQHPMLFFNTVAVMVLVIAKFPNMHKVRIFGINADK, from the exons ATGGCGAATCTGTACGTGAAGGCGGTGCCACCGGCGGATCTGAACAGGAATACGGAGTGGTTCATGTACCCAGGGGTGTGGACCACCTACATCCTCATCCTCTTCTTCTCTTGGCTTCTTGTCTTGTCCGTCTTGGGCTGTTCTCCTGGCATGGCTTGGACCATCGTCAACCTCTCTCACTTCGTT GTCACTTATCACTTCTTCCACTGGAAGAAAGGAACTCCATTTGCAGATGACCAGGGGATCTACAATGGATTGACTTGGTGGGAGCAGATTGACAGTGGAAAGCAGCTTACCCGCAACAGGAAGTTCTTAACAGTTGTACCTGTGGTTCT GTACTTGATAGCGTCACACACAACTGACTACCAACACCCAATGCTCTTTTTCAACACTGTTGCAGTGATGGTGCTGGTGATTGCCAAGTTTCCCAACATGCACAAGGTCCGGATCTTTGGGATCAATGCAGATAAGTGA